Proteins encoded by one window of Sorex araneus isolate mSorAra2 chromosome 3, mSorAra2.pri, whole genome shotgun sequence:
- the HCRT gene encoding hypocretin neuropeptide precursor: MDLSSTKVSWAAVTLLLLLLLLPPALLSPGVAAQPLPDCCRQKTCSCRLYELLHGAGNHAAGILTLGKRRPGPAGLQGRLQRLLQASGNHAAGILTMGRRAGAEPAPRPCLGRRCPAGAAPSSAPGAAAGI, translated from the exons ATGGACCTCTCCTCCACAAAG gtCTCCTGGGCCGCCGtgacgctgctgctgctgctgctgctgctgccgcccgcGCTGCTGTCGCCCGGGGTGGCCGCGCAGCCTCTGCCCGACTGCTGTCGCCAGAAGACGTGCTCCTGCCGCCTCTATGAGCTGCTGCACGGCGCGGGCAACCACGCGGCCGGCATCCTGACCCTGGGCAAGCGGCGGCCGGGTCCCGCGGGCCTCCAGGGCCGCCTGCAGCGCCTCCTGCAGGCCAGCGGCAACCACGCGGCCGGCATCCTGACCATGGGCCGCCGCGCAGGCGCAGAGCCAGCGCCGCGCCCCTGCCTGGGCCGCCGCTGTCCGGCTGGGGCCGCCCCGTCCAGCGCGCCGGGGGCAGCGGCTGGGATCTAA
- the GHDC gene encoding GH3 domain-containing protein has protein sequence MLSPLLSPLLLALLLLVLLLLPLAMLSSLWPEGARPSWLAGLQYWGARGALGRAAAWQQQKLEQSTRLASQSQQRALEWCLQGASGSRGSLPESTDLNTFRKRLPLSQPCQAQTDESEGQHLPPSSEQRPGEASLQATLLGLAALHKAFPEVLAPGSRAQVTPSSPWLHPLPWPCQVLAPRRARDPQVLLLEALRCPGLRALEAGTATELLDVFSGLEADGDALAEALATGMAGTPLPGRAAELRAALEHGPRGLALRLWPQLQVVVTLDAGGQAEAASALEALWCQGLAFFSPAYAAAGGVLGLNLWPEQPRGLYLLLPGAPVIELLPVQKGAQDETTAPVLLAEAQEGCEYELVLTDRASLTRCRLGDVVLVTGAYNQCPIVRFLGRLGQALSVRGEDVSEDTFSAALGQAVKQWPGAKLLDHGCVESSILDSSQGSAPHYEVFVELRGLRNLSEENRDKLDHCLQEAWPRYKSLRARGSVGPARVHLVGPGAFGALREALTACPEAPFPPEMPRVLRLPGLAEVLQRRVVS, from the exons ATGCTGTCCCCGCTGCTGTCCCCgctgctgctggccctgctgTTGCTggttctgctgctgctgcccctggccatgctcagctcGCTGTGGCCCGAGGGTGCCCGGCCGTCCTGGCTTGCTGGCCTCCAGtactggggggcccggggggccctGGGCCGGGCAGCCGCGTGGCAGCAGCAGAAACTAGAGCAGAGCACGCGGCTCGCCAGCCAGAGCCAGCAGCGGGCCCTGGAGTGGTGCCTGCAGGGAGCCTCGGGGTCCCGAGGGTCCCTCCCGGAGAGCACAG ACTTGAACACCTTCCGGAAGCGTCTCCCTCTGAGCCAGCCCTGCCAGGCCCAAACGGACGAAAGCGAGGGGCAGCACCTCCCCCCAAGCTCTGAGCAGCGGCCTGGGGAGGCGTCTTTGCAG GCCACCTTGCTGGGTCTGGCCGCCCTCCACAAGGCCTTCCCGGAAGTGCTGGCTCCAGGAAGCAGGGCCCAGGTGACCCCCTCGTCCCCCTGGCTGCACCCCCTTCCCTGGCCTTGTCAGGTTCTAGCCCCCCGCAGGGCCAGGGACCCCCAAGTCCtgctcctggaggccctgaggtgCCCAGGACTGCGGGCCCTGGAAGCGGGGACGGCTACGGAACTCCTGGACGTCTTCTCAGGCCTAGAGGCTGATGGGGACGCGCTGGCTGAGGCACTGGCCACGGGGATGGCGGGCACACCCCTCCCTGGCCGGGCGGCCGAGCTGCGGGCCGCCCTGGAGCACGGGCCCCGGGGACTGGCCCTGCGGCTCTGGCCGCAGCTGCAGGTGGTGGTGACGCTGGACGCAGGCGGCCAGGCCGAGGCTGCGTCTGCCCTGGAGgcgctgtggtgccaggggctggcCTTCTTCTCTCCGGCCTACGCTGCTGCCGGAG GGGTGCTGGGCCTGAACTTGTGGCCGGAGCAGCCCCGCGGGCTGTACCTTCTGCTCCCCGGAGCCCCCGTCATTGAGCTGCTCCCCGTCCAGAAAGGCGCCCAGGACGAGACCACCGCCCCTGTCCTGCTGGCCGAGGCCCAGGAGGGCTGCGAGTATGAGCTGGTGCTGACTGACCGCGCCAGCCTCACCAG gtgCCGCCTGGGTGATGTGGTCCTCGTGACCGGTGCTTATAACCAGTGTCCTATTGTCCGGTTCCTGGGCAG gctGGGCCAGGCCCTGAGCGTTCGAGGAGAGGACGTCAGTGAGGACACGTTCTCTGCGGCCCTGGGCCAGGCGGTGAAGCAGTGGCCGGGGGCCAAGCTACTGGACCACGGCTGTGTGGAGAGCAGCATCCTGG aTTCCTCCCAGGGCTCCGCGCCTCACTACGAGGTCTTTGTAGAGCTGAGGGGGCTGAGGAACCTGTCAGAGGAAAATCGAGACAAG CTCGACCACTGCCTCCAGGAAGCCTGGCCTCGCTACAAGTCCCTGCGTGCCCGGGGCAGCGTGGGCCCAGCCAGGGTAcacctggtggggcctggggccttTGGGGCCCTTCGGGAAGCCCTGACCGCCTGCCCCGAGGCCCCCTTTCCTCCCGAGATGCCCCGGGTCCTGCGGCTCCCGGGCCTGGCCGAGGTCCTGCAGAGGAGGGTGGTGTCCTGA